Proteins encoded within one genomic window of Fibrobacter sp. UWB16:
- a CDS encoding nitroreductase family protein, whose translation MSFIDLARNRYSCRAFSTQDVEPEKLMQVLEAGRIAPTAVNGQPVFIKVLQSPEALKKIRGITRMAYNAPVVLMVCYDDNKVYTPTTYMDSFKSGIMDSSIVATSMMMQATDLGLATLWARGFNAAHIEHEFGFEPNIKLACLLDIGYADPQNGVPSPRHDVRKPMNEFAEKL comes from the coding sequence ATGTCATTTATTGATTTGGCAAGAAATCGTTATAGTTGCCGTGCTTTTAGCACGCAGGATGTTGAACCCGAAAAATTGATGCAGGTGCTCGAAGCGGGCCGTATCGCACCGACGGCGGTAAACGGTCAACCGGTGTTTATCAAGGTGCTCCAGTCGCCCGAAGCGCTCAAGAAAATTCGTGGTATCACGCGTATGGCATATAACGCTCCTGTGGTGCTTATGGTCTGCTATGATGACAATAAGGTTTACACTCCGACAACGTACATGGATAGCTTTAAGAGTGGCATCATGGATTCTAGCATTGTCGCGACTTCGATGATGATGCAGGCGACCGACCTCGGGCTTGCAACTCTTTGGGCTCGTGGTTTCAATGCTGCTCACATTGAACATGAATTTGGTTTTGAACCGAACATCAAGCTTGCTTGCCTTTTGGACATTGGCTATGCCGACCCGCAGAACGGTGTGCCGTCACCTCGTCATGACGTGCGCAAGCCGATGAATGAATTTGCCGAAAAGCTTTAA
- a CDS encoding LysM peptidoglycan-binding domain-containing protein, which produces MIWSNKLLRLGFALALLILTACASKQAKLAASSQGKPIQAEKVSIDVPTGVNPGKEIVGDSTRPSWVYYQYGLQAIDNNQWAVSKHYLEESLRLLVTEKYDSTKSKLTRSEDSIYKMQMPVRIVQALEDVYPNLAEQEGNDSASVDSLTIDGVDAYDENAADSASIRVIENFLDTVDAGRFSLPIRFNERVMQEIYYMTTTARGFITRSLTRKTAYDSLINAKLAQRRMPRDLIYLALVESGFNVKAYSRAKAAGMWQFIPETGARYGLEQDFWVDMRRNPELATDAALTYLSRLHDEFNDWLLSMAAYNCGEGRIRRLIKEKQADSTWGNRPVTYWDLQLPQETMHYVPRILAAMVIGHYPGHYDVQITKRQLPAYDTVTVYDSFSFDEIAKFLKVTEDTLRTLNMELTMWCTPPNRDAYLLRLPYGTRAAFVQNYDRMEKNGFSSWKQHKVRKGESIGVIAQQYGVRVAEIQRANDMKKTKLKPGRTLLIPIKVAPRRSTGKKPTKVRTYVVQLGDNLASISRRFGVSQESLRVWNNIEAGYNVKKGDTIYVSKPDLKPTSFIQQRVALKKGEKYVVKAGDTYAEIAKKYKVPVFLLLQANSGFTKRLTIGDSLAIPAYVRPLRRMSGAVDEGTPDVEPTKTNDAVADSKKSSKTTKKTEKTTEKTTESTSKSSKKTPANTTIIYTVEAGDNLFAISKKFSTTVAAIREMNDMGNSSNIKVGQKLKIPGSAAPAPSTPKVEEITHVVKKGEGLWDISRQYGVTIEDIVKWNGLKDTKIKINEKLKIKTTKKNKK; this is translated from the coding sequence GTGATATGGTCGAATAAATTACTCAGACTCGGCTTCGCTCTTGCTCTTTTAATACTGACCGCCTGCGCTTCCAAGCAGGCGAAGCTTGCCGCGTCATCTCAGGGGAAACCTATCCAAGCGGAGAAGGTCTCTATTGATGTACCTACTGGAGTAAATCCAGGTAAGGAAATAGTTGGGGATTCGACAAGGCCCTCTTGGGTCTATTATCAGTATGGCCTTCAGGCTATTGATAATAATCAATGGGCTGTTTCCAAGCATTATCTCGAAGAATCGCTCCGTTTGCTTGTAACCGAGAAGTACGATTCTACAAAGAGTAAGCTTACACGTTCTGAAGATTCTATCTACAAAATGCAGATGCCTGTGCGTATCGTGCAAGCATTAGAAGATGTTTATCCGAACCTTGCAGAGCAAGAGGGGAATGATTCGGCTTCTGTAGATAGCTTAACTATTGATGGTGTTGATGCTTACGACGAAAATGCAGCCGATAGCGCTTCAATTCGTGTTATCGAAAATTTCTTAGATACAGTAGATGCCGGGCGTTTCTCGCTCCCGATTCGCTTTAACGAACGCGTCATGCAAGAAATTTACTACATGACGACTACGGCTCGCGGATTTATTACAAGGTCGCTTACCCGCAAGACGGCTTATGATTCCTTGATCAATGCAAAGCTTGCACAACGGCGTATGCCTCGTGACTTGATTTATTTGGCTTTGGTGGAATCCGGCTTTAACGTGAAAGCGTACAGCCGAGCAAAGGCTGCCGGCATGTGGCAGTTTATTCCTGAAACGGGTGCCCGCTATGGTCTTGAACAGGACTTCTGGGTGGATATGCGTCGCAATCCAGAACTTGCGACCGATGCCGCTTTGACTTACCTTTCTCGTCTTCACGATGAATTTAACGACTGGCTTTTGTCTATGGCGGCGTACAACTGCGGTGAAGGCCGAATTCGTCGTTTGATTAAGGAAAAACAGGCTGATTCTACATGGGGCAATCGCCCGGTGACGTATTGGGACTTGCAACTCCCGCAAGAGACAATGCATTATGTGCCGAGAATCCTTGCTGCAATGGTGATTGGGCATTATCCGGGACATTACGATGTGCAAATTACTAAGCGCCAGTTGCCTGCTTATGATACCGTTACTGTTTATGATTCGTTCTCGTTCGATGAAATTGCAAAGTTCCTGAAAGTCACGGAAGATACGCTTCGTACTTTGAATATGGAACTCACCATGTGGTGTACTCCGCCAAACCGTGACGCCTATTTGTTGCGCTTGCCTTATGGCACTCGTGCTGCGTTTGTGCAGAATTATGACCGCATGGAAAAGAATGGATTTTCGAGCTGGAAACAGCACAAGGTCCGTAAAGGGGAATCGATTGGCGTAATTGCACAACAGTATGGCGTCCGTGTGGCCGAAATTCAACGTGCCAACGACATGAAAAAGACGAAGCTCAAGCCGGGCCGTACGCTTCTCATCCCGATAAAAGTCGCTCCGCGCAGGTCTACAGGCAAAAAGCCAACGAAAGTCCGTACATATGTGGTGCAACTTGGTGATAATTTGGCTTCCATTTCTCGCCGTTTTGGCGTTTCTCAGGAATCGCTTCGCGTCTGGAACAATATCGAGGCGGGTTATAACGTCAAGAAGGGCGATACTATTTACGTTTCAAAGCCTGATCTCAAGCCGACGAGCTTTATTCAGCAACGTGTTGCGCTCAAAAAAGGTGAAAAATACGTGGTCAAGGCTGGGGATACCTATGCTGAAATTGCAAAGAAGTACAAAGTCCCTGTTTTCCTCTTGTTGCAGGCCAATAGCGGGTTTACCAAGCGCCTTACGATTGGTGATTCTTTAGCGATCCCGGCTTATGTTCGTCCGCTGCGTCGGATGTCGGGTGCCGTGGATGAAGGTACTCCAGATGTGGAACCGACCAAGACAAACGATGCTGTTGCAGATTCTAAGAAGTCTAGCAAGACCACTAAAAAGACGGAAAAGACAACCGAAAAGACTACTGAATCGACATCGAAATCTTCAAAGAAGACTCCCGCCAATACGACGATCATCTATACGGTCGAAGCTGGGGATAATCTGTTTGCAATTTCCAAGAAGTTTTCGACGACGGTTGCAGCCATTCGCGAAATGAACGATATGGGCAATTCCTCGAACATCAAGGTTGGTCAAAAGCTCAAGATTCCAGGATCTGCGGCTCCGGCGCCGAGCACCCCGAAGGTCGAAGAAATTACTCACGTGGTCAAGAAGGGCGAGGGCCTTTGGGATATTTCCCGCCAATACGGTGTGACAATTGAAGATATTGTGAAGTGGAACGGCCTTAAAGACACGAAAATCAAGATTAATGAGAAGTTAAAAATCAAAACGACCAAGAAAAACAAGAAATAA
- a CDS encoding MauE/DoxX family redox-associated membrane protein has protein sequence MIACFEKENLKKTIIAGVLLLVATFFVTVGVAEISFPETILTFTDQEWLLDIWPKAYRYNIHVGVGAIVLACALIFPAIKIQKDFAIRALETLCRIGIGGMFIFASIFKIQDPHQFATLVAQYQFFSALHLDFVNNFFALVYPQFEFWFGLAMIVSPFVRESAFAIFWMFVSFIIALAWALWNDLGITCGCFELEGAQDKAEAWTSLIRDLILIWPTLWLAFRKNKSIIGIWKKDKEVK, from the coding sequence ATGATTGCATGTTTTGAAAAAGAAAATCTCAAGAAGACCATTATCGCGGGCGTTCTCCTTCTCGTGGCGACATTCTTCGTGACCGTCGGCGTTGCCGAAATCAGCTTCCCCGAAACGATTCTCACATTCACCGACCAAGAATGGCTCCTCGACATTTGGCCAAAGGCATACCGCTACAACATCCACGTTGGCGTTGGCGCCATCGTTCTCGCTTGCGCACTCATCTTCCCTGCCATCAAGATTCAAAAGGATTTCGCCATCCGCGCTCTCGAAACGCTTTGCCGCATCGGCATTGGCGGCATGTTCATTTTCGCCTCCATTTTCAAGATCCAGGACCCGCACCAGTTTGCAACGCTCGTTGCGCAGTACCAGTTTTTCTCGGCATTGCACCTCGACTTCGTGAACAACTTCTTTGCACTCGTGTACCCGCAATTTGAATTCTGGTTCGGGCTTGCGATGATCGTGTCGCCGTTTGTCCGCGAATCCGCATTTGCGATTTTCTGGATGTTTGTAAGCTTCATCATCGCACTCGCCTGGGCGCTGTGGAATGACCTCGGCATCACCTGCGGTTGCTTTGAACTCGAAGGCGCACAGGATAAGGCAGAAGCCTGGACTAGCCTCATCCGTGACCTCATCCTCATTTGGCCGACTCTATGGCTTGCCTTCCGCAAGAACAAGAGCATCATCGGCATCTGGAAAAAAGACAAGGAAGTGAAGTAA
- a CDS encoding ABC transporter permease subunit: MRSYILRRLLLMIPTLIGISLVCFILIQLLPGGPVEELISRAQQAASMKGGVDASKALSPDQIAQIQAYFGFDQPAWKRYLTWLWNVLHLNLGESYTYGLPVWDVIVSRFPISLFFGVTSFFLSYLICIPLGLWKAVHHGSKLDSFTSGLIFSGYVMPGYALGILLIIFLAGGSYLDIFPLGGLTSDDFEDFTFFGKVFDLAQHLALPIFCYMISEFAFLTFLMKNSALEELGRDYMRTALAKGLSFKQALVRHALRNALIPIATRLSEICTLMFAGALLIEKVFDIDGMGLLYYNSMVNRDYNVVMGIIFLSSLMAMVGRLFSDILYTLVDPRIKFS, translated from the coding sequence ATGCGATCCTATATCCTTCGTCGTTTGCTGCTGATGATCCCGACATTAATCGGGATTTCATTGGTGTGCTTTATCTTGATTCAGCTCTTGCCGGGTGGACCTGTCGAAGAGCTGATTTCTCGTGCGCAACAGGCGGCTTCGATGAAGGGTGGCGTGGATGCGTCCAAGGCGCTCTCGCCGGACCAGATTGCGCAAATTCAGGCGTACTTTGGTTTTGACCAGCCTGCGTGGAAACGTTACCTCACGTGGCTTTGGAATGTTTTGCATTTGAATCTTGGGGAAAGCTACACGTACGGACTCCCAGTCTGGGACGTGATTGTAAGCCGTTTCCCGATTTCTTTGTTCTTTGGCGTGACCTCGTTCTTCTTGAGCTACCTTATCTGCATTCCGCTTGGGCTCTGGAAGGCGGTGCATCACGGAAGCAAGCTTGATTCTTTTACGAGTGGTCTTATTTTCTCGGGCTACGTGATGCCGGGTTATGCGCTTGGCATTTTGCTCATCATCTTCTTGGCGGGCGGTTCGTACTTGGACATTTTCCCGCTGGGTGGGCTCACGAGCGATGACTTCGAGGATTTTACGTTCTTCGGGAAAGTGTTTGATTTGGCACAGCATTTGGCGCTCCCGATTTTCTGCTACATGATTAGCGAATTTGCGTTCCTCACGTTCCTCATGAAAAACTCAGCACTCGAGGAATTGGGCCGCGATTACATGCGTACGGCTTTGGCTAAGGGCTTGAGCTTTAAGCAGGCTCTTGTGCGCCACGCTCTCCGCAATGCGCTTATCCCGATTGCAACCCGCCTTTCGGAAATTTGCACGCTGATGTTTGCGGGCGCTCTCCTCATCGAGAAGGTCTTTGATATCGATGGCATGGGGCTTTTGTATTATAATTCGATGGTCAATCGCGATTACAACGTGGTGATGGGGATTATCTTTCTCAGTAGCCTTATGGCGATGGTGGGTCGCCTTTTCAGCGATATCCTTTATACGCTCGTTGACCCGAGAATTAAGTTCTCGTAA
- a CDS encoding ankyrin repeat domain-containing protein, which yields MKKKILALCAAGLIFSLTGCEETMDPNDPQSVRRYLTKKQIGFTPNQFVSYAVNSDTAKMTLFLQASFEIDQPADNGNNAVAIAANKGNMMVLNYLFDHGAKANVNNGNGEPVIDNAVMMGNKEVVVRILDQLKKEGVEPQNLATAVLIAAKTGKADMLEVLANAGAPLENRSPDGYMPIHWAVKSGNYDAMMFLINKGVDVNAKCGQGYSVLDWATNEGYTRLIKALKKKGAKNTAKYKIDSRGK from the coding sequence ATGAAGAAGAAAATCTTGGCTCTCTGTGCTGCTGGTCTTATTTTTTCCTTGACTGGTTGTGAAGAAACCATGGACCCGAACGACCCGCAGTCTGTTCGTAGATATTTGACGAAGAAGCAGATTGGCTTTACGCCGAACCAGTTCGTCTCTTATGCGGTCAATAGCGATACCGCCAAGATGACTTTGTTCCTCCAGGCTTCCTTTGAAATTGACCAGCCGGCTGATAACGGCAACAACGCCGTCGCTATCGCAGCAAATAAGGGCAACATGATGGTGCTCAACTACTTGTTCGATCACGGCGCAAAGGCTAACGTCAACAACGGCAACGGTGAACCGGTTATCGATAACGCAGTCATGATGGGCAACAAGGAAGTTGTCGTCCGCATCTTGGATCAGCTCAAGAAGGAAGGCGTTGAACCGCAGAACCTCGCTACCGCAGTTCTTATCGCCGCAAAGACTGGCAAGGCCGACATGCTCGAAGTGCTTGCAAACGCTGGCGCTCCGCTTGAAAACCGCAGCCCGGATGGCTATATGCCGATTCATTGGGCAGTCAAGTCTGGTAACTACGACGCTATGATGTTCCTCATCAACAAGGGTGTCGATGTGAACGCCAAGTGCGGTCAGGGTTACTCAGTGCTCGACTGGGCTACGAACGAAGGCTATACTCGCCTCATCAAGGCTTTGAAGAAGAAGGGTGCCAAGAATACTGCAAAGTATAAGATTGACTCTCGTGGCAAATAA
- a CDS encoding aminoglycoside phosphotransferase family protein → MQNDIIKISPSIHEFLLTHGYTENFTVTPIAGAGSGRRYFRIASDERKSVLQVSAEVNEDFKHFVEYSKTFREYGLPVPRVYCVDEDACQVLQEDLGKRSLLDEVFPNDSKVLSGSARILYPEVIDALIQWQNASHQLFSHHTEIWLRRFDFAALKWESDYFTENYLKLHKGITEIPESVRNFYSLVAVSVEAQTKVLMHRDFQSQNIMVRPNSEVAFVDFQGARRGSMFYDIASLLWDPYVSLPLPMIKDFFEYWRSQYRGTRIYTKDDAWEGFVHASLQRLMQALGAYCFLSKVKKIEKFEQYIEPGKAQLRVLFGEFKQIAKATDPEVFKFMDWALQ, encoded by the coding sequence ATGCAAAACGATATTATTAAAATTTCTCCGAGTATTCATGAGTTTCTCTTGACTCATGGTTATACTGAAAACTTTACTGTGACTCCCATTGCTGGTGCAGGCTCTGGAAGGCGTTATTTCCGTATCGCTAGCGATGAACGTAAAAGCGTCTTGCAGGTGAGTGCCGAAGTGAATGAAGATTTCAAGCACTTTGTCGAGTATTCCAAGACGTTTAGGGAATACGGCTTGCCGGTTCCGCGCGTTTATTGCGTTGACGAAGATGCTTGCCAGGTGTTGCAAGAAGACTTGGGCAAACGCAGCCTTTTGGACGAAGTTTTCCCGAATGATTCGAAAGTGCTCTCTGGCAGCGCTCGTATTCTGTACCCGGAAGTGATTGACGCACTTATCCAGTGGCAGAATGCAAGCCATCAGCTCTTCAGCCATCACACCGAAATTTGGCTCCGCCGCTTTGACTTTGCCGCCCTCAAGTGGGAATCCGATTACTTTACCGAGAATTACCTCAAGCTCCACAAGGGCATTACGGAAATACCGGAATCGGTTCGCAATTTCTATTCGCTCGTGGCGGTCTCCGTCGAAGCTCAGACGAAGGTCTTGATGCATCGCGATTTCCAGAGCCAGAACATCATGGTCCGCCCGAATTCCGAAGTCGCATTTGTCGATTTCCAGGGCGCTCGTCGCGGTTCCATGTTCTATGATATCGCATCGCTCTTGTGGGATCCGTACGTGAGTCTCCCGCTTCCGATGATCAAGGACTTCTTTGAATATTGGCGCAGCCAGTACCGCGGTACAAGAATTTATACGAAGGACGATGCATGGGAAGGCTTTGTGCATGCTAGCTTGCAGCGCTTGATGCAGGCTCTCGGCGCTTATTGCTTCCTCTCCAAGGTGAAAAAGATTGAAAAGTTCGAACAGTACATTGAACCGGGCAAGGCTCAGCTCCGTGTACTGTTTGGCGAATTCAAGCAGATTGCCAAGGCTACAGATCCTGAAGTGTTCAAGTTCATGGATTGGGCGCTTCAGTAA
- the dapB gene encoding dihydrodipicolinate reductase, whose product MSVQVMVNGIPGNMGRIVAETCVARGLELVPYSLTGEIIVENEAEVAGKTIQLLKPSNREARIGEVLAKYPNMICIDYTHPTAVNDNAAFYVNHKIPFVMGTTGGDREALTKLVADANHPSVIAPNMAKQIVAFQTMIEFLAKEFPTAFSGYKLSVVESHQKTKADTSGTAKAVVGDFQKMGFDFTVDDIEKVRNEKEQMERMHVPEEYLGGHAFHTYSLDSADGTVHFEFQHNVCGRKIYAEGTVDAVNFLADQIAAGTAKPFNMMDVLRSGKMR is encoded by the coding sequence ATGTCCGTTCAAGTGATGGTTAATGGTATTCCGGGTAACATGGGCCGCATCGTGGCCGAAACTTGTGTTGCTCGCGGTTTGGAACTTGTCCCGTATTCTTTGACGGGTGAAATTATCGTCGAAAACGAAGCCGAAGTTGCAGGCAAGACGATTCAGCTCTTGAAGCCCTCCAACCGCGAAGCCCGCATTGGTGAAGTGCTTGCCAAGTATCCGAACATGATTTGCATTGACTACACGCACCCGACGGCTGTGAACGACAACGCCGCTTTCTACGTGAATCACAAGATTCCGTTCGTGATGGGCACGACCGGTGGTGACCGCGAAGCTCTTACAAAGCTTGTTGCTGATGCTAACCATCCGAGCGTCATCGCACCGAACATGGCAAAGCAGATTGTCGCTTTCCAGACGATGATTGAATTCTTGGCCAAGGAATTCCCGACGGCATTCAGCGGCTACAAGCTCTCCGTTGTCGAAAGCCACCAGAAGACGAAGGCCGATACGAGCGGTACCGCCAAGGCTGTGGTCGGCGACTTCCAGAAGATGGGTTTTGACTTCACCGTCGATGACATCGAAAAGGTGCGCAACGAGAAGGAACAGATGGAACGCATGCACGTGCCCGAAGAATATCTCGGCGGTCACGCTTTCCATACTTACAGCCTCGATAGCGCTGACGGTACGGTTCACTTTGAATTCCAGCACAATGTTTGCGGCCGCAAGATTTACGCCGAAGGCACTGTTGATGCCGTGAACTTCCTCGCTGACCAGATTGCTGCAGGCACCGCAAAGCCGTTCAACATGATGGACGTCTTGCGCTCTGGAAAAATGAGATAA
- a CDS encoding PTS sugar transporter subunit IIA, which yields MALIYTRIYAQPVEFNRALGYAYDALVKGPYPFDAMSTWKGLSERVVQGIYMGQGLLLPHTRVSGLQEPLMAFVVAREGITGIKTRNDEKAQFMCVLLSPAESAMAHTVTIANVAKRLLDPEWKEKVLAVTDEEELKKMF from the coding sequence ATGGCTCTCATCTATACGCGTATTTACGCGCAGCCAGTGGAGTTCAATCGTGCTTTGGGTTACGCTTATGACGCGCTTGTGAAAGGTCCTTATCCGTTCGACGCGATGTCGACATGGAAAGGGCTTTCGGAGCGTGTGGTTCAGGGCATTTATATGGGGCAGGGGCTCTTGCTCCCGCATACGCGCGTTTCTGGCTTGCAGGAACCGTTGATGGCTTTTGTCGTCGCTCGTGAAGGCATTACGGGGATTAAAACTCGTAATGACGAGAAGGCGCAATTTATGTGCGTGCTTCTCTCTCCGGCGGAATCGGCGATGGCGCATACGGTTACGATTGCGAATGTGGCAAAGCGCTTGCTCGACCCTGAATGGAAAGAAAAAGTCCTCGCCGTCACCGACGAGGAAGAACTAAAGAAAATGTTCTAA
- the metG gene encoding methionine--tRNA ligase, translating to MKKFYVTTPIYYVNDAPHIGHSYTTVLADILTRFHKIIGYQTFFLTGTDEHGQKVQRAAAKRNVTPQEHVDEYYHRFEDLWKKMNIQNDFFIRTTMPEHKAFVQECLQKLWDKGEIYSKEYEGWYSVGEERFFSEDELDENKCDPISHRPVEWLKEKNYFFKMGSYQQKLIDFLESHKDWIVPDYRWNEIRGFLRQPLNDLCISRPKIRLSWGIPLPFDPDYVTYVWFDALLNYVSASTAFHKTYADGTPIWPASYHLIGKDILTTHSVYWPTMLMALDIPLPQHILAHGWWLVNGGEKMSKSAGNVVNPMDYMEKYGIDAFRYFLAREMVVGQDANFTHEGFVRRINSDLANDLGNVLNRVHRLVLTNFGGVLPAPNALDDAANEVITIANRVRTNVMEWVPQVKLSQVVEEIMTLVRSINRYLEIKAPWKLAKDESKKDELATVLYISAEAVRLSLSMLWPVIPGKSEEGLAMIGSKFTDQNDLVWGILKGGEKFGEGKPLFPRIEEEVKKAEPQQAKPKQNKPLMAADVPAAMDLRVAQIKEVADHPDASSLYVLKVDAGEGELRTICSGLKSSYLANELQDRKILLFANLKPSALRGIMSQGMLFAGDLEPETHKCRLVSVPEDAKPGDRALFKGVTPSEPRELKVKDFEKIALTAKGGAVFCGEIALEVNGKPVTCDVADGAGIH from the coding sequence ATGAAAAAATTTTACGTCACCACTCCGATTTATTACGTCAATGATGCCCCGCATATCGGGCATTCCTACACGACCGTTCTTGCAGATATCCTTACCCGCTTCCACAAGATCATCGGCTACCAGACATTCTTCTTGACCGGTACCGACGAACACGGCCAGAAGGTGCAGCGCGCTGCCGCCAAGCGTAACGTGACTCCGCAGGAACACGTGGACGAATACTACCACCGCTTCGAAGACCTCTGGAAGAAGATGAACATCCAGAACGACTTCTTCATCCGCACGACGATGCCGGAACACAAGGCTTTTGTGCAGGAATGTTTGCAGAAGCTCTGGGACAAGGGTGAAATTTACTCGAAGGAATACGAAGGCTGGTACTCCGTTGGCGAAGAACGCTTCTTCAGCGAAGACGAACTCGACGAAAACAAGTGCGATCCGATCAGCCACCGCCCGGTGGAATGGCTCAAGGAAAAGAACTACTTCTTCAAGATGGGTTCTTACCAGCAGAAGTTGATTGACTTCTTGGAAAGCCACAAGGACTGGATTGTGCCGGACTACCGCTGGAACGAAATCCGCGGATTCCTCCGCCAGCCGCTGAACGACCTCTGCATCAGCCGTCCGAAGATCCGCCTCAGCTGGGGCATTCCGCTGCCGTTCGACCCGGACTACGTGACTTACGTTTGGTTTGACGCTCTCCTCAACTACGTGAGCGCCTCCACCGCCTTCCACAAGACTTATGCTGACGGCACTCCGATTTGGCCCGCCTCTTACCACCTCATCGGTAAGGACATTTTGACAACTCATAGCGTCTATTGGCCGACCATGCTCATGGCTCTCGACATTCCGCTCCCGCAGCACATCCTCGCCCACGGCTGGTGGCTCGTGAACGGTGGCGAAAAGATGAGCAAGTCCGCAGGCAACGTAGTGAACCCGATGGACTACATGGAAAAGTATGGCATCGACGCGTTCCGCTACTTCCTCGCTCGAGAAATGGTTGTCGGTCAAGACGCGAACTTCACACATGAAGGCTTTGTCCGCCGCATCAACAGTGACCTTGCTAACGACCTCGGTAACGTCTTGAACCGCGTCCACCGCTTGGTGCTCACGAACTTCGGCGGCGTACTCCCGGCTCCGAACGCTCTCGACGATGCCGCAAACGAAGTGATTACGATTGCAAACCGCGTCCGCACAAACGTGATGGAATGGGTTCCGCAGGTCAAGCTTTCCCAGGTCGTCGAAGAAATCATGACGCTCGTCCGCAGCATCAACCGCTACCTCGAAATCAAGGCTCCGTGGAAGCTCGCCAAGGATGAATCCAAGAAGGACGAACTTGCAACAGTGCTTTACATTTCTGCTGAAGCAGTGCGTCTCTCGCTCAGCATGCTCTGGCCGGTCATCCCGGGCAAGAGCGAAGAAGGTCTCGCCATGATCGGTAGCAAGTTCACCGACCAGAACGACCTCGTGTGGGGCATCCTTAAGGGTGGCGAAAAGTTCGGCGAAGGCAAGCCGCTCTTCCCGCGCATTGAAGAAGAAGTCAAGAAGGCTGAACCGCAGCAGGCCAAGCCGAAGCAGAACAAGCCGCTTATGGCAGCAGACGTTCCGGCCGCTATGGACCTCCGTGTTGCACAAATTAAGGAAGTCGCCGACCATCCGGACGCAAGCAGCTTGTACGTACTCAAGGTCGATGCAGGCGAAGGCGAACTCCGCACGATTTGCAGTGGCCTTAAGAGCAGCTACCTGGCAAACGAACTCCAGGACCGCAAGATTCTCTTGTTCGCAAATTTGAAACCGAGTGCCCTCCGTGGCATCATGAGCCAAGGCATGCTCTTTGCAGGCGACCTCGAACCGGAAACGCACAAGTGCAGACTCGTAAGCGTTCCGGAAGACGCCAAGCCGGGTGACCGTGCTTTGTTCAAGGGTGTTACCCCGAGCGAACCGCGCGAGCTCAAGGTCAAAGACTTCGAAAAGATTGCCCTTACCGCAAAGGGTGGCGCTGTGTTCTGCGGCGAAATAGCTCTCGAAGTGAACGGCAAGCCGGTGACCTGCGACGTCGCTGACGGCGCTGGAATTCACTAG